Proteins from one Candidatus Nitrospira nitrosa genomic window:
- a CDS encoding helix-turn-helix domain-containing protein, producing the protein MATDTTEPIERWTAKRRVALVVSLLKGETSVAEAARLHGLTVAEIDDWREKFLVGAENALRTRPRDEEALKDEQIKKLKQKIGDLVLDNDILREALKPYPLDRKTSDA; encoded by the coding sequence ATGGCAACAGACACAACCGAACCGATTGAACGGTGGACGGCCAAACGGCGCGTGGCGCTGGTGGTCAGTCTCCTGAAGGGAGAGACGTCGGTGGCCGAAGCAGCCCGGCTGCATGGGCTGACGGTGGCCGAGATCGACGACTGGCGGGAGAAGTTTCTGGTGGGAGCGGAGAACGCGCTTCGGACTCGGCCACGGGACGAAGAGGCGCTTAAGGACGAGCAGATCAAGAAGTTGAAACAGAAGATCGGCGATCTGGTCCTGGACAACGACATCTTACGGGAGGCCTTGAAACCCTACCCTTTGGACCGGAAGACATCCGACGCGTGA
- a CDS encoding IS3 family transposase — MRGTVSGVSERRSCQVLGVSRAGLHRTAGSDRRRSVADPPWTERLRQLIQQYPTFGYRRLWVLLRFGDGLRINRKAVYRVLKQKRWLVHQRVSTPRPRVQGWTSRADRSNERWAMDVTHIDCGQDGWAHLAAVIDCHDREVMGYEFALRSRAKEAERAVEAACLQRFGTLRPVGAPVLRSDNGLIFQSRRFRQACRDYRLQQEFITPYTPEQNGIIERFFRSLKEECVWQHAFQTFEEARRVIRDWLRWYNEERPHQALGYRSPVQYRAQQSTQVA; from the coding sequence GTGAGAGGCACGGTGTCGGGTGTCTCGGAGCGGCGGAGTTGCCAGGTACTCGGTGTCAGCCGCGCGGGCCTGCATCGGACGGCAGGGAGCGACCGGCGACGCTCTGTGGCGGATCCGCCGTGGACGGAGCGATTGCGGCAGCTGATCCAACAGTATCCAACGTTCGGATATCGGCGGCTGTGGGTGCTCTTGCGATTCGGGGACGGACTCCGCATCAATCGGAAGGCCGTCTATCGTGTGCTGAAACAGAAACGGTGGTTGGTGCATCAACGCGTCTCCACCCCACGTCCTCGCGTGCAAGGCTGGACGAGTCGGGCGGATCGCAGCAACGAACGTTGGGCCATGGATGTGACGCATATTGATTGTGGACAAGATGGCTGGGCGCATCTGGCGGCGGTGATTGATTGTCATGATCGGGAAGTGATGGGCTACGAGTTTGCCTTGCGCAGTCGGGCGAAGGAGGCTGAACGGGCGGTCGAAGCGGCGTGCCTACAGCGATTTGGGACCTTGCGTCCGGTGGGCGCACCGGTCCTCCGCAGCGACAATGGCCTGATCTTTCAGAGCCGTCGGTTCCGGCAAGCCTGTCGAGACTATCGGCTGCAGCAGGAGTTCATCACGCCGTACACGCCGGAACAGAATGGGATCATCGAACGGTTCTTTCGGAGTCTCAAAGAGGAATGTGTCTGGCAGCACGCGTTCCAGACGTTTGAGGAGGCGCGGCGGGTCATTCGAGACTGGCTGCGGTGGTACAACGAAGAGCGCCCGCATCAAGCGCTGGGCTATCGAAGCCCCGTCCAATATCGGGCCCAACAATCAACTCAGGTGGCTTGA
- a CDS encoding right-handed parallel beta-helix repeat-containing protein has translation MENSWRIVSSTRLIQLYGLWLIAALLGTTEVQGATYYVATTGNDSNPGTLAQPFGTFKQAINKLQPGDTLYIRGGTYTEQMNFQDPPKTGIANAWLTIAGYPGEAVTLLRTDPVDNSYGPIKARGNLAYFVFENLILDGTNSSNGTAWNLRDGNHHFILRNLEIKNFKSSGLHIKGSDIHVLNCKIHDNQPPPGIKSRKYGIYFAYGDNVILDGNEIYRNNGGGIHAFPGPIRNAIIRGNRVYDNNSSSESTVPGILVFEDTDYYDGTAIIDGVHLYNNIVYGNGAGGIFVSNGAANVKVWNNTVYGNKGWGVNIQIGLNGMPVNTIVQNNIVFANTSGEIINKGVGSVIDHNVIDDPKFVNATARDFRIQAFSPAMDAGVALDEVRVDIKNVPRPQGVTHDIGAYEGGGSDLKSPNAPRSVSIN, from the coding sequence ATGGAAAATTCTTGGAGAATAGTTTCATCTACAAGACTGATTCAACTGTATGGTCTGTGGCTCATAGCTGCACTGCTCGGGACCACCGAAGTGCAGGGCGCTACCTACTATGTCGCGACGACGGGAAATGACTCCAACCCAGGCACGTTAGCTCAGCCGTTTGGAACCTTCAAGCAAGCGATCAACAAGTTGCAGCCAGGAGATACACTCTATATCCGTGGTGGAACATATACTGAACAGATGAATTTTCAAGATCCCCCCAAAACTGGCATAGCGAACGCCTGGCTAACAATTGCTGGGTATCCTGGTGAAGCGGTCACACTGCTGCGGACTGATCCTGTCGACAATAGCTATGGCCCCATAAAAGCACGAGGTAACCTGGCGTACTTTGTGTTTGAAAACTTGATTCTGGATGGGACTAATAGTAGCAACGGCACCGCGTGGAATCTGCGTGATGGTAATCATCATTTCATTCTTCGCAATCTTGAAATTAAGAACTTCAAAAGTAGCGGATTGCACATCAAAGGCAGTGACATTCACGTGCTCAACTGCAAGATCCACGACAATCAACCGCCTCCAGGTATCAAGTCGCGTAAGTACGGAATTTACTTTGCTTATGGGGATAATGTCATTCTTGACGGGAATGAGATTTACCGTAATAATGGCGGCGGCATTCATGCATTTCCCGGGCCCATACGGAATGCGATCATTAGAGGGAATAGGGTCTATGACAATAACTCCTCTTCAGAATCTACCGTGCCAGGCATTTTGGTTTTCGAGGATACTGACTATTATGATGGAACGGCCATCATCGATGGCGTGCATCTCTACAATAACATCGTATATGGCAATGGTGCGGGTGGTATTTTCGTGTCCAATGGCGCCGCGAATGTAAAGGTTTGGAACAATACGGTCTATGGGAACAAAGGCTGGGGTGTCAATATCCAGATTGGACTCAATGGAATGCCAGTTAATACGATTGTGCAAAATAACATCGTATTCGCAAACACTTCCGGCGAAATCATCAATAAGGGAGTTGGCTCTGTTATCGATCATAATGTCATCGACGATCCAAAGTTCGTCAATGCCACTGCCCGTGATTTCAGGATTCAGGCCTTCAGCCCTGCGATGGATGCTGGGGTAGCCCTAGACGAGGTCCGTGTGGACATTAAAAATGTTCCTAGGCCGCAGGGAGTAACTCATGATATCGGCGCATATGAAGGAGGTGGTTCAGATCTCAAATCTCCCAACGCACCGCGGAGCGTGAGCATCAATTGA
- a CDS encoding phenylacetate--CoA ligase family protein, translating to MARRRAGDKASWEYLENWPILEKESLRENPRAFVADDCDVTQMFQEHTSGSTGKPLSLWQSRKTIRELYALNEARTLRWNGLSRHNRLAMVAGRLVTPVSQRKPPFWVWNQGLNQLYMSSYHLAPDLIGSYLEAISRYRVTYLSGYPSSLYALAQAGLGLGRKEVRMAVAITSAEPVYDYQRAAIAEAFNCPVRETYGMAEMVAMASECAFGWLHLWPEIGMVEVIQDGQSVSNGTSGELICTGLLNPDMPLIRYRVGDRGRLIDSAEVCQCGRTLPVLGSVEGRTGDVLYTKDGRQVSRFGAVFNGDLGLREAQIVQETLDCIRVNFVPTPAFNSDHERVIVQRLKERMGDIEVVMQPMTEIPRGPSGKFRIVICRLPKEDLPV from the coding sequence GTGGCACGACGTCGTGCAGGAGATAAGGCATCTTGGGAATACCTGGAAAACTGGCCAATCTTGGAAAAAGAATCGCTCAGAGAGAACCCTCGCGCATTTGTTGCAGATGACTGTGATGTGACGCAAATGTTTCAGGAACATACGAGTGGGAGCACGGGCAAGCCGCTGAGTTTGTGGCAGAGTCGAAAGACGATTCGCGAGTTGTATGCGTTGAACGAGGCCAGGACTCTCCGTTGGAATGGACTCTCGCGCCACAACCGCTTGGCGATGGTCGCTGGCCGGTTAGTTACTCCTGTGAGTCAGCGGAAGCCCCCCTTTTGGGTGTGGAATCAGGGGTTGAATCAGCTCTATATGTCCTCCTATCACCTTGCGCCGGATCTCATTGGCTCTTACCTGGAGGCAATCTCTCGCTATCGGGTTACTTATCTTAGTGGCTATCCCTCGTCTTTATATGCATTGGCTCAGGCGGGGTTAGGGTTAGGTAGAAAGGAAGTGCGAATGGCAGTCGCAATCACGAGCGCCGAACCAGTATATGATTATCAGCGAGCAGCCATTGCTGAAGCGTTCAACTGCCCGGTTCGTGAAACCTATGGAATGGCAGAGATGGTTGCTATGGCGAGCGAATGTGCGTTTGGCTGGTTGCACCTATGGCCTGAAATCGGAATGGTGGAGGTAATCCAAGACGGGCAGTCCGTATCGAACGGTACATCAGGCGAACTGATATGCACCGGCCTGTTGAATCCTGATATGCCTCTGATCCGGTATCGTGTTGGTGATCGAGGGAGACTTATCGATAGTGCTGAGGTGTGCCAATGCGGACGAACCTTACCGGTTCTTGGGTCGGTGGAGGGAAGGACAGGGGATGTTCTTTATACAAAGGACGGAAGGCAGGTTAGTAGGTTTGGTGCAGTATTTAACGGCGATCTTGGCCTACGGGAGGCGCAAATCGTGCAGGAAACGCTCGACTGTATACGGGTGAACTTTGTACCCACCCCGGCTTTTAACTCAGATCATGAACGTGTGATTGTACAGCGATTAAAAGAAAGAATGGGAGATATAGAGGTAGTTATGCAGCCAATGACTGAGATTCCTCGGGGACCAAGTGGAAAGTTTCGGATTGTGATCTGCAGACTTCCTAAAGAAGACCTACCTGTGTGA
- a CDS encoding glycosyltransferase family 4 protein yields MTSEKQSRPSVLLVGNFLSASKGVRGVCEDLAQGLKAAGWSVTTTSSRPGRFARLVDFLLTVWRYRNRYQVAQVDVFSGPAFLWAELVCLALRIVKKPYVLTLHGGNLPAFAKRSGKRVPHLLQSASVVTAPSGYLLEQMCTYRQDIVLLPNSLELTNYSFKHRAHPTLNLMWLRAFHDIYDPSLAVKVVSLLAKDFSSVRLQMIGPDKGDGSRDKMMSLARELGVHDRVTCPGKVPKSATAHWLQQGDIFLNTAKVDNTPVSVIEAMACGLCVVSTNVGGIPYLLKDEWDALIVPAGDEAAMAAAIRRIVTEGELAQRLSHNGRRKVEEFGWSHILPRWEKLLTKVAAEGRT; encoded by the coding sequence ATGACTTCTGAAAAACAGAGCCGGCCATCGGTATTACTGGTCGGAAATTTTCTATCTGCGAGTAAAGGTGTGCGGGGTGTGTGTGAAGATCTTGCCCAGGGGCTCAAGGCTGCCGGTTGGTCAGTCACCACGACGTCCTCGCGGCCTGGTCGATTTGCACGTTTAGTCGACTTTCTGCTGACTGTGTGGCGGTATCGAAACCGATATCAAGTCGCGCAGGTCGATGTATTCAGTGGGCCGGCCTTCCTGTGGGCTGAATTGGTTTGTTTGGCCTTGAGAATCGTGAAGAAGCCATATGTGTTGACACTTCACGGCGGAAATCTTCCTGCCTTTGCAAAACGCTCGGGGAAACGAGTTCCGCACTTGTTGCAAAGTGCTTCTGTAGTCACCGCTCCTTCAGGGTATCTCTTGGAGCAGATGTGCACCTATCGGCAGGACATCGTGCTCTTACCAAATTCATTAGAGTTGACAAACTACTCTTTTAAGCATCGCGCACACCCAACATTAAACTTAATGTGGCTCAGGGCCTTTCACGATATCTATGACCCTTCTCTTGCTGTGAAGGTTGTCTCGCTACTGGCCAAAGATTTTTCATCGGTGAGGCTACAGATGATCGGCCCCGATAAGGGGGATGGAAGTCGTGACAAGATGATGAGTTTGGCTCGGGAACTCGGAGTTCATGATCGAGTGACCTGCCCTGGCAAGGTTCCTAAGAGTGCAACTGCTCATTGGCTTCAGCAGGGTGATATCTTTTTAAACACGGCGAAGGTTGATAATACACCTGTCAGCGTAATCGAAGCCATGGCTTGTGGGTTATGCGTTGTGAGTACGAATGTGGGAGGCATCCCCTATTTACTCAAGGACGAGTGGGATGCGCTCATTGTCCCTGCTGGTGATGAAGCAGCGATGGCCGCTGCAATCCGGCGCATCGTAACTGAAGGTGAATTGGCTCAGCGCCTTTCTCATAACGGGCGTAGAAAAGTGGAGGAGTTTGGCTGGTCACATATTCTCCCAAGATGGGAAAAACTTTTAACCAAGGTCGCCGCAGAAGGTCGAACGTGA
- the asnB gene encoding asparagine synthase (glutamine-hydrolyzing), producing MCGIGGWIGYQEGGEKVADCIRQALHHRGPDGYGIRSFPSATLVHTRLSIIDLSESGAQPMGNENGTIWSICNGEIYNHRELRKDLEGKGHTFKGHSDSEVIPHLYEELGASFVERLRGMFAIAIYDGRTRTLFITRDRFGIKPIFYAPSKAWLAFASELRALLCVPGIDTRPDRQAVYDSTSLLYIPAPETFYRGIRAVQAGEILEAHLVQDGEVAWKTRQYWKGVIAPDQRRSLSEAVDQVEELITAAVRRQLESDVPLGALLSGGIDSSLVSTAAQRLLAGTLRTFNVRFSVQKYDETPAALAVAKHIGSRHTTLDMEEGRGTWEQVLGLLKHVGQPFADLSIFAVNAVSRVMRGHVTVALSGDGGDEGFGGYDVYWQLARIARMQRLPGVVWETIALALGPLVNPAIVPAHIPSRLREVAQADDVQVVQDLFTWIHRDELHRLCLDHEKMMPIRRLFEQQWEHRLPHNVDRTERLSALATEANARVTLASAFLFKVDIASMREGLEVRVPMLDEELFSFGLSLPHKLKVKARECKLVLREVAARQLPSSVARKPKHGFGVPLDRWVNGEFRSQVRESLLSPSSPLPEFFQQDGYEPMVKAFCNGSFSDGLSREALAQRIVFLLSVHVAAGGPV from the coding sequence ATGTGCGGAATTGGTGGGTGGATCGGTTATCAGGAAGGAGGCGAAAAAGTTGCCGACTGCATACGGCAGGCGCTGCATCACAGGGGGCCAGACGGTTACGGTATTAGGTCTTTTCCGTCTGCTACTCTGGTCCATACGCGTCTCTCCATTATTGACCTATCGGAATCTGGCGCCCAGCCGATGGGAAATGAGAACGGCACAATCTGGAGTATTTGTAACGGTGAGATCTATAACCATCGAGAGTTACGGAAAGATCTGGAGGGGAAAGGGCACACCTTCAAAGGACATTCAGACTCAGAGGTTATCCCACATTTGTACGAAGAGCTAGGTGCCAGTTTTGTTGAGCGTTTGAGAGGAATGTTTGCGATTGCGATTTACGATGGTCGCACCAGAACACTCTTTATCACTCGCGATCGCTTTGGGATAAAACCGATCTTTTACGCTCCTTCGAAGGCGTGGCTGGCTTTTGCGAGTGAGCTTAGAGCCTTGCTTTGCGTGCCAGGAATCGATACAAGACCTGACCGGCAGGCAGTCTATGACTCCACCTCCCTGCTCTATATTCCCGCTCCCGAGACCTTCTATCGCGGTATTCGCGCAGTCCAAGCTGGAGAGATCCTTGAGGCTCACCTGGTGCAAGATGGTGAGGTCGCCTGGAAGACGCGTCAGTATTGGAAGGGGGTTATTGCACCTGATCAAAGGAGATCGTTATCGGAGGCTGTTGATCAGGTCGAGGAGTTGATCACAGCAGCGGTCCGACGCCAATTGGAAAGCGACGTTCCCCTTGGCGCCTTGCTGAGCGGCGGGATCGATTCTTCATTGGTTAGCACAGCTGCTCAACGGCTGCTTGCAGGAACGCTGAGAACTTTCAATGTTCGATTCTCGGTCCAGAAGTACGATGAGACGCCGGCTGCATTGGCTGTGGCCAAGCATATCGGAAGTCGTCATACCACTCTTGATATGGAGGAGGGCCGGGGGACCTGGGAACAGGTTTTAGGCTTGCTCAAGCACGTTGGTCAGCCGTTTGCTGACCTTTCCATTTTTGCTGTGAATGCCGTATCCCGTGTGATGCGTGGCCATGTTACTGTAGCGCTTTCGGGAGATGGTGGAGATGAGGGATTCGGTGGGTATGATGTCTATTGGCAGCTGGCGAGAATTGCGCGGATGCAGCGATTACCTGGTGTTGTGTGGGAAACGATTGCTCTCGCGCTTGGCCCCTTAGTAAACCCAGCAATTGTGCCAGCCCATATACCTAGTCGATTACGGGAGGTTGCTCAAGCGGATGATGTGCAGGTTGTTCAGGATCTGTTCACCTGGATCCATAGGGACGAACTGCACCGTTTATGTCTGGACCATGAGAAAATGATGCCGATTCGCCGATTGTTTGAACAACAATGGGAACACCGACTGCCTCACAATGTAGATCGAACTGAGCGATTGTCTGCATTGGCAACTGAAGCTAACGCACGTGTGACATTGGCAAGTGCCTTCTTATTTAAGGTGGATATCGCCAGTATGAGGGAAGGTCTGGAGGTGCGAGTTCCAATGTTGGACGAGGAGCTGTTCTCATTCGGACTCTCCTTGCCACATAAGCTCAAGGTAAAAGCCCGTGAGTGCAAGTTGGTGCTTCGAGAAGTTGCTGCTCGGCAGCTCCCATCCAGTGTTGCCAGGAAGCCTAAGCATGGTTTCGGAGTTCCGCTAGATCGGTGGGTGAACGGTGAATTTAGGTCTCAAGTCAGGGAATCCCTGCTGAGCCCATCCAGCCCGCTCCCGGAGTTTTTTCAACAGGATGGCTATGAGCCGATGGTTAAGGCATTCTGCAACGGTTCTTTCAGTGATGGTTTGTCGCGAGAGGCGCTAGCTCAACGGATAGTCTTCCTTCTTTCTGTTCATGTGGCAGCTGGAGGACCAGTCTAA
- a CDS encoding glycosyltransferase family 4 protein, with product MRCRLLYLVGQLGLGGLERQLFYLIRSMDRCRYKPIVAVWGNSPDDQYARALCELDVPVLRLGESVTRSAKLRELCSLVSAVRPEMIHSCTFYTNIVAWWAARGTGAIPIGSVRNNFILDRRQTGRVLGRLCGRWPSAQIFNSVTAEQNARQTTTLFRSSRIYVIRNAVDLDHFSPRPHPERGYILAVGNMYARKRWDRLIRAVAALVSRGLCPEVVHVGAGPLSDELKAMARNLHVEHLFRFLGARRDISDLLAGAAFLAHTSEDEGCPNVVMEALACGRAVVATDAGDVPYLIDNGKTGFVVPREDGGALADRIAILAADRELCQRMGDAGRVRAEQAFGIDRLRSETFAAYQAEGWKDK from the coding sequence ATGAGATGCCGCCTCCTTTACCTGGTAGGCCAGTTGGGTTTAGGTGGATTAGAGCGCCAGCTTTTCTATCTCATTCGATCGATGGATCGATGTCGTTACAAACCGATTGTAGCCGTATGGGGCAACTCCCCTGATGATCAGTATGCTCGGGCACTCTGTGAGCTTGATGTCCCGGTGCTGCGTCTAGGGGAAAGCGTGACACGATCAGCTAAGCTGCGGGAGCTGTGTAGCCTGGTATCTGCCGTTCGACCGGAGATGATTCATTCTTGCACGTTTTATACAAACATTGTGGCCTGGTGGGCAGCTCGAGGCACGGGAGCCATACCGATCGGGTCGGTTCGGAACAACTTCATTCTAGACCGTCGACAAACTGGGAGAGTGTTGGGGCGACTCTGTGGGCGCTGGCCGTCTGCTCAGATTTTCAACAGTGTCACTGCGGAACAGAATGCGCGGCAAACGACGACACTCTTTCGCTCAAGTCGAATCTACGTCATTCGGAACGCTGTTGATCTGGATCACTTCTCTCCTCGGCCTCATCCTGAACGGGGATATATACTGGCAGTGGGGAATATGTATGCACGGAAGCGATGGGACCGATTGATCCGAGCCGTTGCTGCTCTTGTTTCCAGGGGGCTTTGCCCAGAGGTGGTGCATGTCGGAGCGGGCCCGTTAAGCGATGAACTGAAGGCAATGGCCAGGAACCTTCATGTGGAACATCTGTTCAGGTTTTTGGGGGCTCGGCGAGATATTTCAGATTTACTCGCTGGCGCGGCATTTCTGGCGCATACCTCTGAGGATGAAGGCTGTCCCAATGTCGTCATGGAGGCACTGGCCTGCGGCCGTGCCGTTGTTGCGACAGATGCCGGTGATGTTCCCTATCTTATCGACAACGGTAAGACCGGATTTGTAGTGCCAAGGGAAGATGGGGGTGCCCTTGCCGACCGTATTGCGATCCTTGCTGCGGACCGCGAGTTATGTCAGCGAATGGGAGATGCCGGTCGAGTCAGGGCTGAGCAAGCGTTTGGGATTGATCGCCTGAGGTCTGAGACCTTTGCGGCCTATCAGGCCGAAGGCTGGAAGGACAAGTAG
- a CDS encoding O-antigen ligase family protein, whose product MVTTSNLQNDEGEIAKQSAYETGSYPPAFWEYAWYLSVFYAMLGGALGIVIPLLGTGTLVLVAAGCFLSTGSHSLRVYRPVALALSTGILMGIIQLVFHEWSQRASAESIFIVQWLAMLIAAQPLSRRPGFLQRFALLALAIGITCLPFISLKADGGIMRATAVGTGMNANGLGMWFGFCTVHFIFAGLQSQKPILRAASWATALGCFYIVAITVSRAPVLAIALACVVGFRSALKRSFVPVLFLVLLISLIYVSGVFDDEITYYTNRGAEKTGRETLFAVAIERIIDSPWIGVGLGEIQIYRGAGKQLKNPHNGLLHISLGAGIIPLICFLGYLARVAIGSLRIMERVQAGEAALVPPLVAFALFEIMILDYTFMSPWTVVIFALAAGAIQAEGSRRSITA is encoded by the coding sequence ATGGTTACGACAAGTAATTTGCAAAATGATGAGGGGGAGATTGCTAAGCAGAGTGCCTATGAAACAGGATCATATCCTCCGGCTTTTTGGGAGTATGCCTGGTATCTGAGCGTTTTCTACGCAATGCTTGGTGGGGCTTTAGGTATTGTCATCCCGCTACTAGGCACAGGGACATTAGTGCTTGTGGCAGCGGGTTGCTTTCTGAGCACGGGGAGTCACTCATTGCGAGTCTATAGACCGGTTGCATTGGCTCTCAGTACCGGCATCCTCATGGGAATAATACAATTGGTTTTCCATGAATGGAGTCAGCGCGCATCGGCCGAAAGTATATTTATTGTCCAATGGCTGGCCATGCTGATTGCCGCTCAACCTCTATCTCGGCGCCCTGGGTTTTTGCAGCGGTTTGCACTACTCGCTTTGGCAATAGGTATCACTTGCTTGCCGTTTATATCCTTGAAGGCCGATGGTGGAATTATGCGAGCTACGGCTGTGGGGACAGGCATGAACGCAAATGGGCTAGGGATGTGGTTTGGTTTCTGCACAGTGCATTTTATATTTGCGGGGCTTCAATCTCAGAAGCCAATCCTGCGAGCTGCCTCCTGGGCTACAGCACTCGGCTGCTTCTATATTGTTGCAATCACGGTTAGTCGGGCGCCAGTGTTGGCTATTGCCTTAGCCTGTGTCGTTGGATTTCGTTCAGCACTGAAGCGTAGCTTTGTCCCTGTTTTGTTTCTAGTCCTCTTAATCAGTCTGATTTATGTGTCCGGCGTGTTCGATGATGAGATCACCTATTACACTAATCGAGGAGCGGAAAAGACGGGGCGAGAAACACTATTTGCTGTGGCCATAGAAAGGATAATCGACTCACCCTGGATCGGTGTCGGTTTGGGTGAAATCCAAATTTACCGGGGAGCGGGGAAACAGCTTAAGAATCCCCATAATGGACTTCTTCATATTTCATTAGGTGCAGGAATTATCCCCTTGATCTGCTTTCTGGGGTACTTGGCGAGGGTAGCAATCGGCTCTCTGCGTATTATGGAGAGAGTCCAGGCAGGAGAAGCTGCACTTGTTCCTCCATTGGTTGCGTTCGCGTTGTTCGAAATAATGATACTTGATTACACATTCATGTCGCCGTGGACAGTCGTCATATTTGCATTGGCTGCCGGGGCAATCCAGGCTGAAGGCAGTCGAAGATCGATAACTGCCTAA
- a CDS encoding glycosyltransferase family 4 protein, producing MKIVYLNNPVYGYATGDPSVCGGAERYGWHLMRALAHAGWSVTVGVSSALQDGEVRVVDGVKFLGLGCHTHSLLTWYRLLRIERPDWCFWQCADALWGPAAEVARWLGVRTAFSVMHDLDVQPQRALWRRKNWWPIYMWGLQRSNIIFIQHSGQREYLPLRWKQRAYILPGIVSLPPTVTPHSERSGTVVWAAVIRPVKRPDLLLEIARRLPTIRFAICGAPTLHLWDANTIEGILTQLRSLPNVDYRGHVAPDQTLKAIGDASLLLSTSEGEGFPSVFLEAWAAGTPVVSIRIDPDHKIRNCELGKVTETVEEAAAVVQALILSPERRQEMAVRSRLHVEETHSPTSAVQAFEAAVASVSMAGERRRFSTERA from the coding sequence ATGAAGATCGTCTATCTAAACAATCCCGTATATGGGTACGCGACAGGAGATCCTTCTGTGTGCGGCGGAGCCGAGCGTTACGGGTGGCATCTGATGCGTGCGTTGGCACATGCAGGCTGGTCAGTCACGGTGGGAGTGTCATCTGCATTGCAAGATGGAGAGGTGCGAGTCGTTGATGGTGTGAAATTTCTCGGCCTTGGCTGCCATACGCATTCCCTGCTGACTTGGTACAGACTTCTCAGAATTGAACGACCGGACTGGTGTTTTTGGCAGTGTGCCGATGCACTATGGGGACCAGCTGCGGAAGTTGCTCGATGGCTAGGAGTTCGGACGGCTTTTTCAGTAATGCATGATCTGGATGTGCAGCCGCAACGGGCGTTATGGCGACGTAAGAACTGGTGGCCGATATATATGTGGGGGCTTCAGCGTTCCAATATCATTTTTATTCAACATTCCGGGCAGCGAGAGTATTTGCCTCTGCGCTGGAAGCAGAGGGCATATATTCTTCCGGGGATTGTGTCTCTTCCACCCACTGTGACGCCTCATTCAGAACGTAGTGGAACTGTAGTCTGGGCGGCTGTCATCAGGCCGGTTAAACGCCCTGATCTCCTGCTCGAAATTGCGCGCCGGCTGCCGACGATTCGCTTTGCCATATGTGGTGCACCAACGCTGCATTTGTGGGATGCCAATACGATTGAGGGAATCCTTACACAGTTGCGATCTCTCCCAAATGTGGATTATCGCGGCCACGTAGCTCCAGACCAGACTCTTAAGGCTATTGGGGATGCAAGTCTGCTTCTTTCGACGTCGGAGGGAGAGGGGTTTCCCAGTGTGTTCTTAGAAGCTTGGGCTGCCGGAACGCCGGTGGTGAGCATACGCATCGACCCCGATCACAAGATTCGAAACTGTGAGCTGGGAAAGGTGACTGAGACGGTTGAGGAAGCCGCTGCGGTGGTGCAGGCCCTTATACTTTCCCCAGAGCGTCGTCAGGAGATGGCGGTGCGATCCCGACTCCACGTGGAAGAAACACATAGTCCCACCTCCGCGGTCCAAGCATTCGAAGCTGCGGTCGCAAGCGTCTCTATGGCAGGAGAGAGGCGTCGCTTCTCAACGGAGAGAGCTTAA